One window from the genome of Leptospira wolffii serovar Khorat str. Khorat-H2 encodes:
- a CDS encoding TIGR02757 family protein — protein sequence MRKSESSRSVESFQKSFDRLYDKYTRPDFLDSDPLFLCYLYDSPEDREFVGLLSALFAYGNVSAIRGFLSRLLAPMGKHPKRYLLTKGTDIWRGKLGPYRFQKEKDILLFLEALRFAYGESNRKGNKLLEHWFSPLDPKESGLEKRILGFQSRLSEVLRNLDPNWKTYGLGFLIGIGNEKSAHKRYCMFLRWMVRTEAPDLGLYKNILPEELIFPLDTHINRLAEILGATNRKTSDYKKAKEVTDFFRNYYPRDPLRMDFALCRLGILRKCKSSYVRELCETCELNTVCSVYSSKRRSKPTEKIG from the coding sequence ATGAGGAAATCCGAATCTTCCCGGAGCGTCGAGTCCTTTCAAAAAAGTTTCGATCGATTGTACGATAAATATACCCGTCCCGACTTTTTGGATTCGGACCCTCTTTTTCTCTGCTATCTGTACGATTCTCCCGAAGACAGGGAATTCGTAGGCCTACTATCGGCGCTATTCGCCTACGGAAACGTCTCGGCCATCCGAGGTTTTCTCTCCAGATTGCTCGCCCCCATGGGAAAGCACCCTAAGAGATATTTGCTTACTAAAGGAACGGATATTTGGAGAGGCAAACTCGGACCCTATCGTTTTCAAAAGGAGAAGGACATCCTACTTTTTCTGGAAGCATTAAGATTCGCTTATGGAGAATCCAATCGTAAGGGAAACAAACTGTTGGAGCATTGGTTTTCTCCCTTGGATCCGAAGGAATCTGGTTTGGAAAAAAGAATCCTGGGCTTCCAGTCCAGACTCTCCGAAGTTCTGCGAAATTTGGATCCGAATTGGAAGACCTACGGTCTCGGATTTCTGATCGGAATCGGAAACGAAAAATCGGCACACAAAAGATATTGCATGTTCCTACGTTGGATGGTTCGCACAGAAGCTCCCGATCTGGGGCTCTACAAAAACATACTACCGGAAGAACTGATTTTTCCATTGGACACTCATATCAACCGATTGGCGGAAATCTTGGGAGCCACGAATAGAAAGACTTCGGATTATAAAAAGGCCAAAGAAGTCACGGATTTCTTTCGAAACTATTACCCTCGGGATCCTCTCCGCATGGATTTCGCATTATGCAGACTGGGTATTTTAAGAAAATGTAAATCCTCTTACGTGAGGGAACTTTGCGAGACCTGCGAGCTTAACACCGTATGTTCGGTTTATTCTTCCAAACGTCGCTCTAAGCCGACCGAAAAAATCGGATAA
- a CDS encoding enoyl-CoA hydratase/isomerase family protein: MALQYIEIEEKDSLAWIWLNRGPANEMTSELMEELIEAHRILAAKKSVRAVLIGSRFEKFFSNGLDPKYMLDRSPEDRIKVFSTLFDMMRVIYSFPKPEACVINGHAMAGGAVLGILTDFRFMGMGKSRYCFSEVLVGLTIPPMLLRIIESVVGRPNLREVAMQGKAFKPEEAASIGLVDSFFPVEDLNRKAEAHMLSYLDLPQASVESIKLGIRKNLIDEMKAPTDELIQEFKPFVTGNFDEGLKAVLERRRPIFKND, encoded by the coding sequence ATGGCTCTGCAATACATAGAAATCGAAGAAAAAGATTCTCTGGCTTGGATCTGGTTGAATCGAGGACCTGCGAACGAAATGACCTCCGAACTTATGGAGGAATTGATCGAAGCGCATCGTATTCTTGCGGCTAAGAAAAGCGTAAGAGCAGTACTTATAGGTTCGCGTTTCGAGAAATTCTTCTCTAACGGACTCGATCCCAAATACATGCTGGATAGAAGCCCCGAAGACAGGATCAAAGTATTCTCCACTTTATTCGATATGATGCGCGTCATTTATTCTTTCCCCAAACCCGAGGCCTGCGTTATCAACGGACATGCCATGGCTGGAGGAGCGGTGCTAGGCATTCTCACCGATTTTAGATTCATGGGAATGGGGAAATCCAGATATTGTTTCTCGGAAGTTTTGGTCGGACTCACCATCCCTCCTATGCTTCTACGAATCATAGAATCGGTCGTAGGAAGACCCAATCTGAGAGAAGTCGCCATGCAAGGTAAGGCGTTTAAACCGGAAGAAGCGGCGTCTATCGGTTTAGTGGATTCTTTTTTTCCCGTCGAGGATTTGAACCGTAAGGCGGAAGCGCATATGCTTTCGTATTTGGATCTCCCCCAAGCCAGCGTGGAATCCATCAAATTAGGAATCCGAAAGAATCTAATCGACGAGATGAAGGCTCCTACGGACGAACTCATCCAAGAATTCAAACCGTTCGTGACCGGAAATTTCGACGAAGGACTGAAAGCCGTTTTGGAACGCAGGAGACCGATTTTTAAGAACGATTGA